AAAAAGATAGTAATAAAAAAGGGTTACCCGACGTATCATACCGGCAACCCTTTGTCATTTATAAGATTGGTCAAATTACTTCATAACAGCTTTCACTTGAGGAAGCATCTTTTTCACATTTTCATTTTCCGGAGAGATCTTAGCAGCCTCTTCCAAATAGTCTAATGCTTCTTTAAATCTTCCATCCGCTTTTTCTTTTTCTACAGCATATTTGTCTGCGTCTGAATTTGCCAAAGGAGCAGCTTTCTTCAGAATATTAGCTCCGTCATTATAACACAAAACTCCTAAACTATACAATGCATTTGTTTTATACTGCTTGTGATCCAATGGAATTACTTTCTTGAAACAATCTTCTGCTTCTTCAGCTTTTCCTGCTTTCTGCGCTGCAAGTCCTGCTTTTAGATAATGAAGACCATAATTCTTCACCATTGTCTTATTATTAGGATCAACTTTCAATCCCTCTTCCAAAGTAGCTACATATTCAGCAGTTTTCTTTTGTGCATCTAAAGCCAAAGCTTTACGAGCATACGCATTTCCTATATTGAATTTCTTTTGAATTGCTATATCAAAAAAAGTCACAGCTTCCGGATATTTTTTCACAGCATCAGCAGCTATACCACAATAATAAGCGGTAGCAGAGTCTTGATTATTCGTCTGTTTCAAATATTCACTGAATTTCGCATACGCTACTGGATAATCTTTAGCATTAAATGCATCATTTCCTTCTTTTTTCAATTGCTCAGGGTCGGTTTGTGCAAAAACATTAGCCACTACAATACAAAATGCAAATAAAAAAATCAATTTCTTCATAACTTTATGTGTTTTTTAGTTGTTTATCGTTCAAAAGTAAAAGTTATAATAGAAAAACACAACCGTATTTTATTTTTTTGAGCTTTTTGAAACCTATATAACGTTCGTTATTCTTCGTAAAAATGACGTTTTTCTATTTCTTCATCCCAAACCATATAAATAAACAAAACTTTTCTCTTTTATAAATTACTGATTCATAGCCACAAAGAAATATATGAATAAAAAAAGTGCCGGAAAGTTTTTGAGTTTTCATAAAAAGCACTACCTTTGCATCCGAAAATAAGGCTGGTTCCGTAGCTCAGCTGGATAGAGCAACGCCCTTCTAAGGCGTGGGTCAAGCGTTCGAATCGCTTCGGAATCACTTAGAAAAATCGCAAACAGCTATTAAAATAGCGTTTGCGATTTTTTCATTTAATAGATTCGTCCACATGTTGTCTACTTGATATTTTTTCACGTACTGGTCACAATCCTATCGGTATTTTCAACAAATACCAAGCTATAAACAGCAATGTCCAGGAAACCAGAATACCTAATGAATATCTCCAGGTATATTTAAGCAATGAGCCATACGTAATCTGCTTATCATACTGCCGCATATAAGTCAGTACCAAAGGCATATAGAATAAAAAAGGAGTAATGGCATTCGTCGAACTATCTCCGATACGGAAAGCGCATTGTGCTACATCCGGAGCAATTCCCATCTGCGCAAACATCGGAATAAAGATAAAAGACATAAAAGCCCATTTGGAGGTAGCAGATACCATAATCAGGTTTATCAATGCTGTAAACAGAATAAAAAGGACGAGAGCAGACAAAGGAGCCGGCTCAAACGAAGAGAGCAGATCAGCTCCCATGATGGCTAAACATTTATCCAGATGGGAATATTCAAAACAAGCAAACATCTGTGCAGCAAAGAAAGCAATAACGAAATACACTCCAAGAAGTTTCATTGGCTGCGTAAGTCCTTCAATCACATCATTGTCAGTGCGATACCGTCCGGAACTGAATCCATAAGCCATCCCCGTAATACCTGCTCCCAAAGAAAGCAAGAATAAAATACCGGCAATAAAAGGCGAATGCATCAAACCTCCGTTCACCCCTCGCAAAATTCCATAAGAAGAAAAAGTAAGCCACAAGATAAGAGCGACATAAACAGCTGCTACAACAATGGAAATCATAATGGCACGCCGCTCTTTGCGAGACAGAGGATGATATGCCACCACTTTCACACTGCCTTCATACTTTCCTAACGTGGGAAGAAGCCATTTTTGAGTAATCCAATACACAATAGCCGTAATGACTACCGTTGAAGCACTCATAAAGAAGTAATTACAAAGAGGTTCCGTGTTCCCCTGATAACCCGTTTGTGCCAATGCCGCCTCTTGTGTAGTATGCGCCAATAACGGGTCCATCGTACTCAATACAATATTAGCACTATACCCGCACGCAACAGAGACATAAGCCGTAATAATTCCTGCAATCGGATGAAGCCCCACCCACTGAAACAGCATAGCAGCAATAGGCAATAAAATAATATATCCACCATCCCCAATAGCATTCGACAACAAACCGAGCACAATCACCCACAAGATGATTTTCCTCTTTTCCTGCCGGTTCCCTACTCCCATGCGGATACACGCATCAATAAAACCAGAATGTTGTGCCACTCCCAGTCCGAACATAGCGATTATCACCATCCCCAACGGAGCAAAGCCCGTGAAATTCTTAATAGCGTTCCGCAACCACCAACGAATTCCTTCCGGACTCAACAGGCTTTGTACACGGATGTCCTCACCTGTCTGCGGCAATGTCACTTTCAGCCCATAGATATCACATATCCATGAAAGAAAGACCACTGCCATTGTCAGCAGAAGGAACATCGTAGCGGGATGAGGCATACGCCATTTATTCTTCATCATTTTCCGAGTTTACTCTTCGTCAGGCTCCAGATTATCCAAATCGATAATACGCAATTCCAGTGCACGTACTGCCAATCTGGTAGCATTTACTCCCACCCGTTCTCCATTCGGGAAAAGGCGTCCGATAAGATCATTCTGTCGTTTCTCCAATGATTTTACGCCGAAAGGCATCCCTTTCAGATTGGCAATCATCTCCTTCGTATATCCTAATGCCAAATGGCGGAGAAAGCGTTCGTCATATTCATCAATATCATAACTGATGACTGCTTCCTGACGCTTGGCATCATTGGCTACAGATTTCTTGAAACGATCTACAATCTTTTCCAAAATCGGATAGTTAAATACCAGCTTCTTTCCGTCCATCACAGCCTGCACATCTGTTTTCGTCAGTAGTTCTCCTGTTTTGAGGATAATTCCGTCGGCACCGGCATTCAATACATCCACCCACAACTTTTCATTCAGAATCTCACCCGTGAAGATCAGTACCCGAACTCCTTTGTAGCGTTTGAATATATTCCGGCAAATATCAACACCAATGGTCGTAGAACCTCCCAGTCCTAAGTCCAACAATACCAAATCGGGGAGCTGCGCCTCCATCAACGGCCAAAACTCACTTTCCGTCATTGCCGTACCGATCACTTCCGCATTCGGTATTTCATGACGGAATATTTCTTCTGTCCCTTTCAACTCCAGTTTTACATCCTCTACGATAATAACTTTAAACTTCTGTTCTTCCATGTTTCTTATCTAATAACTTTTATGTGTTCTCCTTTTATCGGTGCGGAATGGTGAAATAAACCGTAAATCCGCCACCTTCAGCCGGTTCGGCATTGATACGACATCCTCTGCGTCCCGCAAATTCGTCATGGTCGCGGATAATCTGCTTGCATACCAGATATTCCGTTCCTCTCAACTCCCCTTTCTCACCGGAAGTCATACGTGCCAGATTCGGATAAAATAATTGATTCAATTCTTCCACACTCTTTTCACGTCTCGTATCCGTAAAAAGGAAACGGATATATTCATTATCCTTACGTGCTTGCAGACATATCACCCCATCTTCACGCACAGTCAATGCTTCATCAATCAGATTTTCCAATAGAAAACGCAACTGATTCACATCTCCTATCACCTTCGCTTCCATCGGTTCTATCTCCAGTTTTATCCTCTCCGAACGGTTCTTCATTGATTTCTTGAAGTATTTTCCGGCAGTGTCCAAAAGTTCCTGCACCGGAATCACAGTACGCCGGAAAGTGACTTCCTCCAATTGACGGGAAGCACACGAACTTAAAATCGTAAAGATTCCCTTATAATATTCAATCAATTCCGTCATAGTCTCCACCGCTTCACGCTCCTCCATTTCCGAAAGCTTCTGCGTATTTAACCGTCCTACAATCTGTTTGATTTTATTCGGATAATAAATCGTCTCATGTTTGATCGTCGACAAACAGTTGTCAAGTACCATATTCTGTACATGCAACATACTGTCTTCCCAAGAAGCTCTGCGTGTTTCTTCATGCGCCGACTCAATATCCCGATATTTAGTAGCCAGTTTCACCACTGCGTTAAATACAACAATAGCCACATAACGTGCTACCAGTTCAAAAAGCAGCCGGTCCGTTTCTTGCTCCGTTCCCTCTCTACGCTCCAGATAAAGCACACCGACACATTGATGTTCACCTCCTACTTCCACCATCAGCGGAATTGCCTGAAGATGCTGTTCAGAAAGATATTCTCCGGAACTAAAACACTGTTCTACCATCTCCGGCATTTCCTGTCCGGGACGAGAAGCGTATTCCAGCCG
The Bacteroides luhongzhouii DNA segment above includes these coding regions:
- a CDS encoding tetratricopeptide repeat protein: MKKLIFLFAFCIVVANVFAQTDPEQLKKEGNDAFNAKDYPVAYAKFSEYLKQTNNQDSATAYYCGIAADAVKKYPEAVTFFDIAIQKKFNIGNAYARKALALDAQKKTAEYVATLEEGLKVDPNNKTMVKNYGLHYLKAGLAAQKAGKAEEAEDCFKKVIPLDHKQYKTNALYSLGVLCYNDGANILKKAAPLANSDADKYAVEKEKADGRFKEALDYLEEAAKISPENENVKKMLPQVKAVMK
- a CDS encoding AbgT family transporter, which codes for MKNKWRMPHPATMFLLLTMAVVFLSWICDIYGLKVTLPQTGEDIRVQSLLSPEGIRWWLRNAIKNFTGFAPLGMVIIAMFGLGVAQHSGFIDACIRMGVGNRQEKRKIILWVIVLGLLSNAIGDGGYIILLPIAAMLFQWVGLHPIAGIITAYVSVACGYSANIVLSTMDPLLAHTTQEAALAQTGYQGNTEPLCNYFFMSASTVVITAIVYWITQKWLLPTLGKYEGSVKVVAYHPLSRKERRAIMISIVVAAVYVALILWLTFSSYGILRGVNGGLMHSPFIAGILFLLSLGAGITGMAYGFSSGRYRTDNDVIEGLTQPMKLLGVYFVIAFFAAQMFACFEYSHLDKCLAIMGADLLSSFEPAPLSALVLFILFTALINLIMVSATSKWAFMSFIFIPMFAQMGIAPDVAQCAFRIGDSSTNAITPFLFYMPLVLTYMRQYDKQITYGSLLKYTWRYSLGILVSWTLLFIAWYLLKIPIGL
- a CDS encoding DUF5932 domain-containing protein; the protein is MEEQKFKVIIVEDVKLELKGTEEIFRHEIPNAEVIGTAMTESEFWPLMEAQLPDLVLLDLGLGGSTTIGVDICRNIFKRYKGVRVLIFTGEILNEKLWVDVLNAGADGIILKTGELLTKTDVQAVMDGKKLVFNYPILEKIVDRFKKSVANDAKRQEAVISYDIDEYDERFLRHLALGYTKEMIANLKGMPFGVKSLEKRQNDLIGRLFPNGERVGVNATRLAVRALELRIIDLDNLEPDEE